The Geodermatophilaceae bacterium NBWT11 genome has a segment encoding these proteins:
- the pknB gene encoding Stk1 family PASTA domain-containing Ser/Thr kinase, whose amino-acid sequence MDTAVTDPVLGLVLEGRYRLEERVARGGMSTVYAATDLRLHRVVAVKVMVEHLARDPAFVDRFTREARAAAMLNHPNVVGVSDQGEDQGLVFLVMELVRGRTLRDLLQARGRLTVGEAFAVLEPVLAGLTAAHRAGIVHRDVKPENVLISTDGQVKVADFGLARAVAGTGHTSHTGGVLIGTVAYLSPEQLERGKSDARSDVYAAGVVLYELLTGHPPYAGDTPLAVAYQHVHHDVPAPSLESPGLPWQVDELVARTTRRDPGARPLDAGAFLAEIHQVQRDLGLGRTPVPTGRTTVNPATLRPTNRATQPRPTSGDPRTEVLAAQRASGRTAMVPLPPTGAVHGRRPPPVQHTAPRPPGARPGVPAHIRRRRARFAITIVVLLAITIGAVGWWLGSGRWTDVPSVSGQGSQQAVGFLQEAGLDPVFGDEQFSEDVPAGTVISADPDGGRAVIGSDVELVVSKGPERFAVDGALVGQPSGDVQAAIEALGGDLVVTTTPGRSDSVAAGSVMGIDPVPGTELRRGDTVTLTVSEGAATADVPDLVGMDADDAQGALEDLDFDVVRVDGRSNDVAAGLVMDVSPTGNQPYGSTVTLTVSQGPVQVTVPDVGGQTLAEATATLTAAGLQVTSSTFITGDRVVRQSPGAGEVVDEGTTVNLLLSFI is encoded by the coding sequence GTGGACACCGCCGTGACCGACCCTGTCCTGGGCCTCGTGCTCGAGGGTCGGTACCGGCTCGAGGAGCGGGTGGCCCGCGGCGGCATGTCCACCGTCTACGCCGCCACCGACCTGCGGCTGCACCGGGTGGTCGCGGTGAAGGTGATGGTCGAGCACCTGGCCCGCGACCCCGCCTTCGTCGACCGCTTCACCCGCGAGGCCCGGGCCGCGGCGATGCTCAACCACCCCAACGTGGTCGGGGTCAGCGACCAGGGCGAGGACCAGGGGCTTGTCTTTCTGGTGATGGAGCTGGTCCGCGGGCGCACCCTGCGCGACCTGCTGCAGGCCCGCGGCCGGCTGACCGTGGGCGAGGCCTTCGCCGTCCTGGAGCCGGTGCTGGCCGGGCTGACCGCTGCGCACCGGGCCGGGATCGTGCACCGCGACGTCAAGCCCGAGAACGTGCTGATCTCCACCGACGGCCAGGTCAAGGTCGCCGACTTCGGCCTCGCCCGGGCCGTCGCCGGCACCGGGCACACCAGCCACACCGGCGGTGTGCTCATCGGCACCGTCGCCTACCTCTCCCCCGAGCAGCTCGAGCGCGGGAAGTCCGACGCCCGCTCGGACGTCTACGCCGCCGGCGTCGTGCTCTACGAGCTGCTCACCGGCCACCCGCCCTACGCCGGGGACACCCCGCTGGCGGTGGCCTACCAGCACGTGCACCACGACGTCCCGGCCCCGTCGCTGGAGTCCCCCGGCCTGCCGTGGCAGGTCGACGAGCTGGTCGCCCGCACCACCCGCCGCGACCCGGGCGCCCGTCCGCTGGACGCCGGTGCCTTCCTCGCCGAGATCCACCAGGTGCAGCGCGACCTCGGCCTGGGCCGCACCCCGGTGCCCACCGGCCGGACGACGGTCAACCCGGCCACGCTGCGGCCCACCAACCGGGCCACCCAGCCCCGCCCGACCTCCGGCGACCCGCGCACCGAGGTCCTGGCGGCCCAGCGCGCCAGCGGGCGCACCGCGATGGTGCCGCTGCCCCCCACGGGCGCGGTGCACGGTCGTCGTCCCCCGCCGGTGCAGCACACCGCCCCCCGGCCGCCCGGTGCGCGTCCGGGCGTGCCCGCGCACATCCGCCGCCGACGGGCCCGGTTCGCGATCACCATCGTCGTGCTGCTGGCCATCACCATCGGGGCCGTCGGCTGGTGGCTGGGCTCGGGCCGGTGGACCGACGTGCCCAGCGTCAGCGGGCAGGGCAGCCAGCAGGCGGTCGGCTTCCTGCAGGAGGCCGGGCTGGACCCGGTCTTCGGCGACGAGCAGTTCAGCGAGGACGTGCCGGCCGGCACGGTCATCTCCGCCGACCCGGACGGCGGCCGTGCCGTGATCGGCTCCGACGTGGAGCTGGTGGTCTCCAAGGGGCCCGAGCGCTTCGCGGTGGACGGCGCCCTGGTCGGCCAGCCCTCCGGTGACGTGCAGGCCGCGATCGAGGCCCTGGGCGGCGACCTCGTCGTCACCACCACCCCCGGGCGCAGCGACAGCGTGGCCGCGGGCTCGGTGATGGGGATCGACCCCGTGCCGGGCACCGAGCTGCGCCGGGGGGACACCGTCACGCTCACCGTCTCCGAGGGCGCGGCCACCGCCGACGTCCCGGACCTGGTCGGGATGGACGCCGACGACGCCCAGGGCGCGCTGGAGGACCTGGACTTCGACGTCGTCCGGGTCGACGGCCGCAGCAACGACGTCGCCGCCGGTCTGGTGATGGACGTGTCGCCCACCGGCAACCAGCCCTACGGCTCGACCGTCACCCTCACCGTCTCCCAGGGGCCGGTGCAGGTCACCGTGCCCGACGTCGGCGGGCAGACCCTGGCGGAGGCGACCGCCACCCTCACCGCGGCCGGTCTGCAGGTCACCTCCAGCACCTTCATCACCGGTGACCGGGTGGTGCGGCAGAGCCCCGGGGCCGGCGAGGTCGTCGACGAGGGCACCACCGTGAACCTCCTCCTCAGCTTCATCTGA